The Branchiostoma lanceolatum isolate klBraLanc5 chromosome 18 unlocalized genomic scaffold, klBraLanc5.hap2 SUPER_18_unloc_1, whole genome shotgun sequence genome has a window encoding:
- the LOC136426132 gene encoding protein FAM151A-like, with protein MEVEQGKRKRHQKKVTRYVTIAAVVGVVLVAAIALLVYFLVPTVTIDEFPTDATLLDYFKFDRQDAMQVTWSHGANSKAQLAEALASDVHMLEADILLRGQGTPAQTDIPVMAHPPQTDSDNTFEEWLDAALESSKGLKLDFKSIGAVAPSLRVLRSSRVNRPVWLNADILPGPNTANPGVDARDFLDTVNRIFPECTLSLGWTTGFYYDRENVGYTRRMVEEMHSYCKELSQPVTFPIRNSLLSLPGTMENLKWLLSQSERYTITVWTSVFDVHRIYDLVRCRNAFSHMRVYYDLPKQQEDDFLQAMQRHESKVNPLSFFPLERRDALLLTWSHETNSREKLTEALQRKSNIIESDVVLGDQNQPIMAKPTDTDYDITFEEWLSAIMAADHDVGMKLTFHTTEAVIPTMTILRQNMSKIDFPVIINADVLAPSYDSGQPLDPDMIFKPTYELYPNGVTTSIQFKGITRAGGITRELARNAHALAQRLSSPVTFTIPAAVAMTSWPNVKWLLEQSDTYTLTLTKGKISIDPIDLFTIRNDFDWGRILYDITTEKATLLARMTETGGSLVNFFQASYKIYGRDALSVTWAHGVNSREAVEDAMGAYREITMLEADVDILSDNVPVMSNDATVAGSDVMTLEEWLDIAKLRKQGIMLEFHSVNSVVPALEIFQRRHGDLRGPVMLKAKIPGLFSKETFIDPIVDMFPHVSIVFAMRPASPSEGYSRAQVEEISRMCANLTQVMTFSVDARHVHGSWDNLSWLLGQSPLYHLYIWAGWPEPETYSADVTDLMFVRNNFDHSRVFYDLIPRVMEEFNMALEET; from the exons atggagGTCGAGCAAGGTAAGAGGAAGAGGCACCAGAAGAAGGTGACGAGATACGTGACGATAGCTGCTGTTGTCGGTGTGGTGCTGGTGGCGGCCATTGCTCTGTTGGTGTACTTTCTGGTACCCACCGTTACGATCG ACGAGTTCCCAACTGACGCCACTCTTTTGGACTACTTCAAGTTTGACAGACAGGACGCAATGCAGGTCACGTGGTCGCACGGAGCCAATAGCAAGGCTCAGTTGGCAGAGGCATTAGCAA GTGACGTACACATGCTAGAGGCAGACATCTTGTTACGTGGACAAGGTACGCCTGCGCAGACGGACATTCCCGTTATGGCGCACCCTCCCCAGACGGACAGTGACAACACGTTTGAAGAATGGCTGGACGCTGCACTCGAGTCCAGCAAGGGACTTAAGTTAGACTTCAAGAGCATTGGAGCGGTGGCTCCCTCCCTAAG GGTTTTGAGGTCCAGTCGGGTAAACCGTCCCGTCTGGCTGAACGCGGACATCCTGCCCGGCCCGAACACCGCAAACCCGGGCGTCGACGCGCGAGACTTCCTCGATACGGTCAACCGGATTTTCCCAGAATGCACTCTTTCTCTTGGATGGACAACAG GATTCTACTACGACCGAGAAAACGTGGGCTACACGCGGCGTATGGTGGAAGAGATGCACTCCTACTGCAAGGAACTGTCACAACCCGTGACGTTTCCCATCAGAAACTCTCTACTCAGTCTGCCTGGGACCATGGAGAACCTGAAGTGGTTGTTGAGTCAGTCTGAAAG ATATACCATCACCGTGTGGACGTCAGTATTCGACGTACACAGAATATACGACCTTGTGAGATGTCGCAATGCTTTCTCGCACATGCGAGTTTACTACGATCTTCCGAAGCAG CAAGAAGATGATTTCCTTCAGGCTATGCAACGTCACGAGTCAAAGGTCAACCCTCTGTCCTTCTTCCCCCTGGAACGACGAGATGCTCTACTTCTCACGTGGTCTCACGAGACCAACTCCCGAGAAAAACTGACTGAAGCCTTGCAAC GGAAGTCAAACATCATCGAGTCAGACGTCGTGCTAGGAGACCAGAACCaaccaatcatggcgaagcccACCGATACTGATTATGACATCACGTTCGAAGAGTGGCTGTCCGCCATCATGGCGGCTGACCATGACGTGGGGATGAAGCTGACCTTTCACACTACAGAGGCTGTCATACCG ACAATGACAATACTGCGTCAAAACATGTCCAAGATTGACTTTCCTGTGATCATCAATGCGGATGTCTTGGCTCCAAGCTACGACTCCGGACAACCACTTGATCCAGACATGATCTTCAAGCCTACTTATGAGCTGTACCCCAATGGCGTCACCACTTCCATTCAGTTCAAAGGAATAACACGTGCGGGTGGAATCACGCGAGAGCTGGCGAGAAATGCACACGCGCTTGCGCAGAGGCTAAGTAGCCCCGTGACCTTCACGATCCCCGCCGCCGTCGCCATGACGTCATGGCCGAACGTAAAATGGCTGCTCGAACAGTCTGACACCTACACGTTGACACTTACGAAAGGAAAAATAAGTATCGATCCTATTGATCTCTTCACGATTCGGAACGATTTCGATTGGGGTAGGATTTTGTACGACATTACAACCGAGAAGGCAACACTGTTGGCGCGGATGACTGAAACTGGAGGCAGTTTGGTTAATTTTTTCCAGGCCAGCTACAAAATCTATGGACGGGATGCCCTATCCGTCACATGGGCGCACGGCGTAAACTCTAGAGAGGCCGTTGAAGATGCCATGGGAG CCTATCGTGAGATCACCATGCTCGAGGCTGACGTTGATATCCTGTCTGACAACGTTCCCGTCATGTCCAACGATGCGACAGtcgccggaagtgacgtcatgactTTAGAAGAGTGGCTGGACATTGCAAAACTGAGGAAACAGGGTATCATGCTGGAGTTCCACAGTGTCAACTCGGTAGTTCCTGCTCTGGAG ATTTTCCAAAGACGCCATGGAGACCTAAGAGGCCCTGTCATGTTGAAGGCAAAGATTCCTGGCCTTTTCAGCAAGGAGACATTCATCGATCCTATTGTTGATATGTTTCCTCACGTTTCGATAG tttttgcGATGAGACCAGCGAGCCCGTCAGAGGGTTACTCTCGTGCCCAGGTTGAGGAAATATCCCGGATGTGTGCTAACCTGACACAGGTCATGACGTTCAGCGTGGACGCAAGACAT GTCCATGGATCGTGGGACAACCTGAGCTGGCTACTCGGCCAGTCTCCGCTCTACCACCTGTACATCTGGGCGGGCTGGCCGGAACCGGAAACGTACAGCGCTGACGTCACAGACCTCATGTTCGTCAGGAACAACTTCGATCACAGCCGGGTGTTCTATGACCTCATCCCACGGGTCATGGAAGAGTTTAACATGGCTCTGGAAGAGACTTAA
- the LOC136426123 gene encoding E3 ubiquitin-protein ligase TRIM56-like — protein MASALIKEISDDFLACQICLETFRQPKSLECLHSFCEECLKVYGKKAGSKLPCPTCRRETPLPSDGVRGLKTNFFLINLVDTVGARNKVVKGAEKIPCDSCSSGAPATSRCVNCADFLCQKCVQIHRDLKVFRGHVVASFADLQSGRFDISPAESPRNEPTCDRHTGEKMRFYCKTCQEAICHNCTVLDHPKPEHAIRDIHSVALEQREIMSALQVTAETKLAELEQTSKSLDSELKHLEKRQDMRLQELKKKVSGLTSAIEKLGKQCEETIQKEFVLNEKTSVARRQEIEMAKCRLESTREFVANILSHGSDAEIAATFKQVEDSIVELTSSTRSCRTEEDQDMAAKSVDYGASPTFQLFKKMKEMITEEQRSIPTQAWGETMESCGAHAQPVTSPQGVPNRPWDPSRIVLKGVPKHVTEDELCLNLTTLGITDVKPRSIVYGSRQGTVMVECSDVISDLDGKLRAIHRTKFFGSKVTTEKVLVCDCVEVHNLPPHANNQSLFTYFNKQRRSGGGGVIEVKVDEDKRTALVSFQNYKVVERVLDRRHVMGKVELVVKPFYPCLGQTASNA, from the exons ATGGCGTCCGCTCTGATCAAGGAAATCAGTGACGACTTCCTTGCATGCCAGATATGTCTCGAGACATTCCGTCAACCCAAGAGCTTGGAATGTCTGCATTCATTCTGCGAGGAGTGTCTAAAAGTATACGGCAAGAAGGCAGGAAGTAAGCTACCCTGTCCAACATGCCGACGTGAGACCCCCCTCCCAAGCGATGGCGTACGAGGTTTGAAGACCAACTTCTTTCTCATAAATCTCGTGGACACCGTCGGAGCACGCAACAAGGTCGTGAAGGGGGCAGAGAAGATTCCGTGCGACAGTTGTAGCAGCGGTGCCCCAGCTACTTCGCGATGTGTCAACTGTGCGGACTTCTTATGTCAAAAGTGCGTCCAAATCCACCGAGATCTCAAAGTGTTCCGGGGCCATGTTGTCGCCAGTTTCGCTGATCTCCAGTCGGGAAGGTTCGACATTTCCCCCGCGGAAAGCCCGAGGAACGAGCCTACTTGTGACAGACATACCGGTGAGAAGATGAGGTTTTACTGCAAGACTTGCCAAGAGGCTATTTGTCACAACTGCACGGTGTTGGACCACCCGAAACCGGAACACGCGATTCGAGACATCCACAGCGTGGCGCTCGAACAAAGGGAGATCATGAGCGCCCTGCAAGTCACCGCCGAGACGAAACTCGCAGAGCTAGAGCAGACATCGAAATCTCTGGACTCTGAGTTGAAGCATTTAGAGAAAAGGCAAGACATGCGTCTTCAGGAACTGAAGAAAAAAGTGAGCGGTCTTACCAGCGCGATAGAGAAGCTTGGAAAGCAATGCGAAGAAACGATACAGAAGGAGTTTGTTCTTAACGAGAAAACAAGCGTTGCCAGGAGACAAGAAATCGAGATGGCGAAGTGCAGACTTGAGAGTACCCGAGAGTTCGTCGCGAACATTTTATCGCACGGTTCCGACGCTGAGATTGCAGCAACATTCAAGCAAGTTGAAGACTCGATAGTCGAACTGACTTCAAGTACAAGGTCGTGTAGGACGGAGGAGGACCAAGACATGGCTGCAAAGAGCGTGGACTACGGAGCGTCGCCAACTTTTCAGCTCTTTAAAAAGATGAAGGAAATGATCACAGAGGAACAACGCAGCATACCCACCCAGGCGTGGGGAGAAACAA TGGAATCCTGCGGCGCGCATGCTCAGCCCGTGACGTCACCACAGGGCGTCCCCAACCGCCCGTGGGACCCGTCCCGAATCGTTCTGAAAGGAGTCCCCAAACACGTCACAGAAGATGAGCTGTGTTTGAATCTTACGACCCTTGGCATTACTGACGTAAAGCCCCGCTCCATTGTGTACGGAAGTCGACAGGGAACTGTGATGGTGGAATGTTCTGACGTCATATCCG ACCTTGACGGAAAACTGAGAGCTATCCACCGCACAAAGTTCTTTGGTTCAAAGGTAACGACCGAGAAAGTGCTGGTCTGCGACTGCGTAGAAGTCCACAATCTCCCGCCACACGCCAACAACCAATCACTGTTCACCTACTTCAACAAGCAGCGGCGGAGTGGAGGAGGCGGCGTCATAGAGGTCAAAGTTGATGAGGACAAGAGGACCGCGTTGGTCTCGTTCCAGAATTACAAAg tTGTTGAGCGTGTTCTCGATCGTCGCCACGTGATGGGCAAAGTCGAGCTTGTAGTGAAGCCCTTCTACCCCTGCCTTGGGCAGACTGCTTCCAATGCCTAA
- the LOC136426130 gene encoding uncharacterized protein isoform X1 produces MDQPATVLCLAVFLLVLSAGSGHLCVIEPRQRGDFDISKSGSHTCFRHGPPCGGEAASPPARTYLSSTAVTLLWQQNYNHYTVGYPGYMDVAWSDVTDMKTFHLLAVIGDLNEHAQDNQRNYSIPVVMPNVHCSHCVLRFRYNSHKPGEQIFYQCSDIAIKNLTDHTPSKELNPLPVKAPTVPKPAPNPTTMPGSTRLYGFSYSELDPLQCEFVSVDTVTGAVYSVKTFDFGVGSGYRPEIMGTRRNSHAGRGTTPFGRGIGNRRDVKGQRQEQGNRFIMDQMLGYSEESKLMFTMKHGNDSSLDATADTLLIIEAPTGDAMEKAVDPKALMSPIVAMTTNGQGSMLTFNMDMVRDKPGTFTFRVGLLNQDGSYQELFSDPSKTEDLYINYLWATADTQKNIFYVLMGNENAPDTLDARIYTFDLNMKPAKMSYAQLDVDNYTISSIHYYKKTGQLVAISPGLFLDRQVTYTLVTVDPKLGLIKPLWVIAVPDRYQSYYGGDVITLDQQNGVLYHVLRLVDPPNADVIATVALETQKVTVSNPTNLRHLHNLSFLPYISN; encoded by the exons ATGGATCAACCAGCAACGGTACTTTGTCTGGCTGTATTTCTGCTAGTTTTGAGTGCCGGAAGTGGCCACCTGTGCGTTATCGAGCCTCGGCAGCGGGGAGACTTCGACATCTCAAAA tccGGCAGCCACACGTGTTTCCGGCACGGCCCCCCATGCGGCGGTGAGGCGGCGAGCCCTCCCGCCCGGACCTACCTGAGCAGCACGGCGGTCACACTGCTCTGGCAGCAGAACTACAACCACTACACGGTCGGCTATCCAG GATACATGGACGTGGCCTGGTCTGACGTCACGGATATGAAGACCTTCCACCTGTTGGCCGTCATCGGCGACCTGAATGAGCATGCGCAGGACAACCAGCGCAACTACTCCATCCCTGTG GTGATGCCAAACGTACACTGCTCCCATTGCGTGCTGAGATTCAGGTACAACTCTCACAAACCCGGCGAACAGATCTTCTACCAGTGCTCCGACATCGCCATCAAGAACTTAACCGACCATACCCCCTCTAAAGAACTCAACCCTCTCCCCGTAAAAGCTCCTACCGTTCCCAAACCCGCCCCCAACCCCACCACCATGCCAGGTAGCACGAGGCTTTACGGCTTCTCCTACTCAGAACTAGACCCGTTGCAGTGTGAGTTTGTGTCTGTGGACACCGTTACTGGGGCGGTCTACTCCGTCAAGACGTTCGACTTCGGCGTCGGGTCCGGCTACCGCCCGGAGATTATGGGGACCAGGAGGAACAGCCACGCGGGTAGGGGGACGACACCGTTCGGAAGAGGCATCGGCAACAGGCGGGACGTCAAGGGGCAACGTCAGGAACAGGGCAACCGCTTCATAATGGACCAGATGTTGGGGTATAGCGAGGAGAGTAAGTTGATGTTTACGATGAAACACGGGAATGACAGCAGTTTAGATGCGACGGCCGACACGCTTCTGATTATCGAG GCACCAACAGGGGACGCTATGGAGAAGGCAGTGGACCCCAAAGCACTGATGTCGCCCATCGTCGCCATGACAACGAACGGCCAAGGCTCCATGCTGACATTTAACATGGACATGGTGCGAGATAAACCAG GTACCTTCACGTTCAGAGTCGGTCTGTTGAACCAGGACGGCTCGTATCAGGAGCTGTTCTCGGACCCGAGCAAGACCGAGGACCTGTACATAAACTACCTCTGGGCCACCgcagacacacagaaaaacatctTCTACGTTCTGATGGGAAATGAGAACGCACCTGACACGCTGGACGCCAGGATTTACACCTTTGATCTCAATAT GAAGCCGGCAAAGATGTCGTACGCCCAGCTTGACGTGGATAACTACACCATCTCCTCTATCCACTACTACAAGAAGACAG GCCAGCTCGTTGCCATATCTCCCGGGCTGTTCTTGGACCGGCAGGTGACGTACACTCTGGTGACTGTGGACCCCAAACTGGGCCTCATCAAGCCGCTCTGGGTCATTGCTGTGCCTG ACCGGTACCAATCTTACTAcggtggtgacgtcatcaccctggACCAGCAGAATGGCGTTCTATACCACGTGCTCCGTCTGGTGGATCCACCCAACGCTGATGTCATAGCAACGGTTGCCTTGGAAACACAAAAAGTCACAGTCTCCAACCCCACCAACCTtcgtcatttgcataacctCTCATTTCTTCCATACATTAGCAACTAG
- the LOC136426130 gene encoding uncharacterized protein isoform X2 — protein MDVAWSDVTDMKTFHLLAVIGDLNEHAQDNQRNYSIPVVMPNVHCSHCVLRFRYNSHKPGEQIFYQCSDIAIKNLTDHTPSKELNPLPVKAPTVPKPAPNPTTMPGSTRLYGFSYSELDPLQCEFVSVDTVTGAVYSVKTFDFGVGSGYRPEIMGTRRNSHAGRGTTPFGRGIGNRRDVKGQRQEQGNRFIMDQMLGYSEESKLMFTMKHGNDSSLDATADTLLIIEAPTGDAMEKAVDPKALMSPIVAMTTNGQGSMLTFNMDMVRDKPGTFTFRVGLLNQDGSYQELFSDPSKTEDLYINYLWATADTQKNIFYVLMGNENAPDTLDARIYTFDLNMKPAKMSYAQLDVDNYTISSIHYYKKTGQLVAISPGLFLDRQVTYTLVTVDPKLGLIKPLWVIAVPDRYQSYYGGDVITLDQQNGVLYHVLRLVDPPNADVIATVALETQKVTVSNPTNLRHLHNLSFLPYISN, from the exons ATGGACGTGGCCTGGTCTGACGTCACGGATATGAAGACCTTCCACCTGTTGGCCGTCATCGGCGACCTGAATGAGCATGCGCAGGACAACCAGCGCAACTACTCCATCCCTGTG GTGATGCCAAACGTACACTGCTCCCATTGCGTGCTGAGATTCAGGTACAACTCTCACAAACCCGGCGAACAGATCTTCTACCAGTGCTCCGACATCGCCATCAAGAACTTAACCGACCATACCCCCTCTAAAGAACTCAACCCTCTCCCCGTAAAAGCTCCTACCGTTCCCAAACCCGCCCCCAACCCCACCACCATGCCAGGTAGCACGAGGCTTTACGGCTTCTCCTACTCAGAACTAGACCCGTTGCAGTGTGAGTTTGTGTCTGTGGACACCGTTACTGGGGCGGTCTACTCCGTCAAGACGTTCGACTTCGGCGTCGGGTCCGGCTACCGCCCGGAGATTATGGGGACCAGGAGGAACAGCCACGCGGGTAGGGGGACGACACCGTTCGGAAGAGGCATCGGCAACAGGCGGGACGTCAAGGGGCAACGTCAGGAACAGGGCAACCGCTTCATAATGGACCAGATGTTGGGGTATAGCGAGGAGAGTAAGTTGATGTTTACGATGAAACACGGGAATGACAGCAGTTTAGATGCGACGGCCGACACGCTTCTGATTATCGAG GCACCAACAGGGGACGCTATGGAGAAGGCAGTGGACCCCAAAGCACTGATGTCGCCCATCGTCGCCATGACAACGAACGGCCAAGGCTCCATGCTGACATTTAACATGGACATGGTGCGAGATAAACCAG GTACCTTCACGTTCAGAGTCGGTCTGTTGAACCAGGACGGCTCGTATCAGGAGCTGTTCTCGGACCCGAGCAAGACCGAGGACCTGTACATAAACTACCTCTGGGCCACCgcagacacacagaaaaacatctTCTACGTTCTGATGGGAAATGAGAACGCACCTGACACGCTGGACGCCAGGATTTACACCTTTGATCTCAATAT GAAGCCGGCAAAGATGTCGTACGCCCAGCTTGACGTGGATAACTACACCATCTCCTCTATCCACTACTACAAGAAGACAG GCCAGCTCGTTGCCATATCTCCCGGGCTGTTCTTGGACCGGCAGGTGACGTACACTCTGGTGACTGTGGACCCCAAACTGGGCCTCATCAAGCCGCTCTGGGTCATTGCTGTGCCTG ACCGGTACCAATCTTACTAcggtggtgacgtcatcaccctggACCAGCAGAATGGCGTTCTATACCACGTGCTCCGTCTGGTGGATCCACCCAACGCTGATGTCATAGCAACGGTTGCCTTGGAAACACAAAAAGTCACAGTCTCCAACCCCACCAACCTtcgtcatttgcataacctCTCATTTCTTCCATACATTAGCAACTAG